A genomic window from Parasteatoda tepidariorum isolate YZ-2023 chromosome 10, CAS_Ptep_4.0, whole genome shotgun sequence includes:
- the LOC107437747 gene encoding speckle-type POZ protein — protein MEKTLYENGGCIVTWKIENFHCLERFSFLCSPYFLIGTTHKYRLCFYNNSFRLENDCLTPSNVSFTCSISITIDGSTVFQDKNERTFSSFWLDIGSFKEIDIETFPNTVVYRCYLRIISDNNLIVNQYSFRTVVEAEYRRIQYTNLTIKTFDQNQNLLFPSPLACSLTMPFDIKFCASESKDSLKMDITNTSESKSDAILICKLSITDEKGKHLFRATHFNVFKKEETNVWCFPTPISIKDLQSSDSLIDILSLDFEFSLSERKSNTWIEEFSEMPVSQTKIVSESYEKNKVNLRDDFMCLYIERKFTDMEIIVGGKKFPAHKTVLCARSPVFSAMFESNMLEKEKNVVEISDLDPETVDKMLFFMYSEVLEDRNWDSVTKLYVASDKYQIMTLKDKCASILFDQLSSKSACEVLHLADMHCDSDFLDAVQDFIITHDEEILQSEEWKEFMDSNSKIACQTMHKAWIHRTTVRRKEL, from the coding sequence ATGGAGAAGACACTTTATGAAAACGGTGGTTGTATTGTTACatggaaaattgaaaattttcattgccTAGAGAGGTTCAGTTTTTTGTGTAGCCCCTATTTCCTTATCGGGACAACTCACAAATATAggttatgtttttataataactcTTTCCGTCTTGAAAACGACTGCCTTACCCCTTCAAATGTAAGTTTTACTTGTTCTATCTCAATAACGATAGATGGTTCAACAGTTTTTCAAGacaaaaatgaaagaacattttcaagtttttggCTTGATATCGgtagttttaaagaaatcgaTATTGAAACTTTTCCTAACACTGTAGTATATCGATGCTACCTACGTATAATTTCGGACAACAATTTGATTGTAAATCAATATTCATTTCGAACTGTGGTGGAAGCTGAATATCGAAGGATTCAATATACCAATCTGACCATCAAAACTTTtgatcaaaatcaaaatttattatttccatcGCCGTTGGCATGCAGTTTGACAATGccatttgatataaaattttgcgcATCTGAAAGTAAAGATTCCTTAAAAATGGACATTACTAACACTTCGGAAAGCAAAAGTGACgccattttaatttgtaaattatccATTACTGATGAAAAAGGAAAGCACCTGTTCAGAGCAACTCATTTCAAcgtgtttaaaaaagaagaaacaaatgtCTGGTGTTTTCCAACCCCTATTAGCATAAAAGATTTACAGTCAAGTGATTctctaattgatattttatcattagattttgaattttcattatcAGAACGCAAATCAAATACTTGGATCGAAGAATTTTCTGAAATGCCAGTATCTCAAACAAAGATAGTGTCCGAAAGCTacgagaaaaataaagttaatttacgAGATGATTTTATGTGTCTTTACATTGAACGAAAGTTTACAGACATGGAAATCATTGTGGGAGGAAAAAAGTTCCCAGCTCACAAGACTGTGCTATGTGCTCGATCTCCTGTATTCAGTGCTATGTTCGAAAGTAACATGCtagaaaaggagaaaaatgtAGTTGAAATATCTGATTTAGATCCAGAAACTGTggataaaatgttgttttttatgtATTCCGAAGTTTTGGAAGACAGGAATTGGGACAGCGTTACTAAACTGTATGTCGCTTCAGATAAATATCAGATTATGACTCTAAAAGATAAGTGTGCTTCGATTTTGTTTGATCAACTGTCATCGAAAAGTGCTTGTGAAGTCTTACATCTCGCCGATATGCATTGTGATTCAGACTTTCTGGATGCAGTTCAGGATTTCATAATCACCCATGACGAAGAGATTTTGCAGTCTGAAGAATGGAAAGAGTTTATGGACTCCAATTCGAAAATTGCTTGTCAGACTATGCACAAGGCGTGGATACATCGTACTACTGTAAGAAGAAAAGAACTGTAA